acacttagtGTGAGGGCTCCCCTCCCAGCAAGTTGAGCAGCACACAACGCTGTGTTGTCTAGAGGCCAACGCTGGATGCAAGGTCTGGGACGTCTCCGTCCTGTGTGACTGGAGCTTTATACCCACTGGGCGACAACCCCGTCCCCTGCCGTCTTCACTGTCACTCGTCCTGTAAGTACCTCATCCTCATGGGTCTGCGGATGGAGAGCCTTGAACGTCCTCTCCTGTGCTGACTCCTGAACAGGGTTATCCAGGGTCACCCATGCTACCCGCCGAGGCACGGAGGGTCCCCGAGAACCCAGGGAAGAGGCCCCTGGACAAGGAGCAAACGGGTCTCACCAGCTTCACCACCACGTAAAACGCTACCTCTTACCACGCACGCCCCCTTTCCAGGGTGAGTAACAAAGCCCATGGCAGGGTCATCGACTCGGAGACGTTTAGTGGAAGAATAGATCCCCGGAAGGTGTGCAGATGGGGGTGAGAGTGGGGGGATGTGCTTAGAAGACCCTGTGCTGGTGGCTTACGCTGTCCCTCCTGTCGGAAAGGTCATGGGGGTCTGACAGCGGGACCCCTGAAGGCCTTGTAAAACGTGGGAGCATTGAAAGGACCAGAGCAGAGGTGTCCGAGGCCACTTCTCTGACTCCCCCCAAAGCCGGTAGCCAGAAGAGAAGGCCCTGGGTCAGAATGTCCTCCCCAGGGCGGGTGGGAAGCCCGTTCCCTTGGCCTTGGGGTTGACTCACTCTGTGGGATGTACTGAGCACTTGCTAAGTGCCAGGTGGAAAGAGAGTGCTCAGGGAAAGCCtcctgggagggggcagaggacgCCAGGCTGCCAGGATGGGGACTAGCCATCAGTAACTATTCTGAGTGGACCAGACTAAGCCAGGCAGCGGGCAAACTTTATCGAGAGGAGGTTTGAATTCCAACAAGAAAGGGACTCTTAACGCTGATTGCTCTGCGTCTTTGGCCGGGGTGCCTGGGAAGACGTGAAAGCTCTCAGCGGTGTTGAGATGGTCCTGGGCTCAGGGTTCACCTGCCAGCAACGCCATTTCAGACCCCTGGAGTGTGTTGGGGCTTAGCTAGATGGATAACAGGTCTGGGGAGGTGAATCTCTCGGGAGAAGCAGAGCTCTATATCTGGAGTTGGTTTCATAGCTTTGAACTTGAAACTATGCACtgtaatatactatatatattatttaaaatgaccAAAGGTAGAGAAGTAGACAGCAGAATGGTGTTTGCAGAGGATGGGGGTAGAGAAGTAAACGGAGTTGTTGTTCTACAGGAGAAAGTTTTGGTTATGCTGGAGGATGCATTCTAGCCGTAGGGTGCACAACACAGCACCTTTAAAAAGTTGTTAAGAGGGTGGATCTTATGCTTTTACTacgagaaaaacaaaagcaaagcaaaacaaagacaaagggaCACAAGGCAATTTTGGGAGGTGATAAATACGTTCATCACCTTGATTGGGGGGATGGTATCATGGGAGTGCGCATATGTCCGAACTCATCACATTTCATACGTTCCATATGTACAggtttttatagattaaaaaaagactatTGATCTGAAAAGTGAAGTGATAAGAAAGTAATTTTAATGGATTGACCAGCTGATTCACTGATCTAGCCAGATGATTGTAACGTGTACTGACTGAAAGGGACCAGGACAGGAAGAGGGTAACATCGTCACACTTAATTTGTCTGAAGGTCAAATGTGAAGCCAGGGGCAGAGCCTGAGGTGACGGGTGCCGCTGGCGTGCAGCCGTCCTCCCCGCACGCGCTGCGGGCCGATTCTCTGATGCTGGGCCTCTGCTCTCGTGGTGCTCATcagcttttgcttttttctacACACGCTCCTTGCCTTCTTCCATCAGTTGTCATCAGTGAAAATTTGATGTCTGATAACCTCGGTACTTGCACTCTGGGGTAACATACCGGTTTCACGTGACTCAAGTAACCTGACACGTGTTTAAGGCATCGGCTTGCCCCCAGTGCTCCCTCATTGAGGGGGAGAAAATAAGTCTTTCAGTTCTTCAAACTCTACCCTCCGCTACCTCTGTTCACCCGGCCCCACCTAGATGTCTCACCTCGCTTTCAGGGATGGTCCTCTCCCCCAGGGACCATCGCGTCTCAGTCCGTGCTCAGTCGGGCCGTCTCACTCCACCGTTTGCCTCGGAGAGGCCTCATTTGTGCCTTTACACAACATGctaaattatttaaagtaaaacatttgTATCACAACACACCCCTCGCTTTCTCTTCCCAGCTGCCTCTGAATTGACAGTTCATTGTTCAGGGAATCCAGGATCTGAGTTTGCTACTACTAGAATGATTGCACGAAATATGACAGACACGCAGAGGAACTCTGTTTCCTATCCGTcgccgccccccaccccttcccctagGCTGGGGTAACAGCATCTGATTCTTGAGACAGTCTGAGGAGCCTGACATTGGGTATTTCTTTATCCAGAGCCTGAACCAGATTTCAAAGTTGTCAACTGCAAGAAAAGCGAAGGCAAGTGTCAAAAATACTGTAACTACATGGAACTACAACTAGGCTACTGCTTCAAGACCAAAGACGCCTGCTGTTTACCTCAGAACTGAGGTTGTTGACACAGAAGACGAAGCTTGTCCACTGCCTCCCCCGGCCGTCAGCGCAGAAGCAGGTGTCTGGAGAAGGGACTGGGGAGGCCCTGAGCTTTGCTGTCTGTGCCAGCCGTCTGAACATTTTACTGCAGCAGAAGGAAAGATGAAAACTGGCTACACGTGGTCTTATGGATGCGATCTTAGAGAAGGTGCCTTAGCTTGAGATGTGCAGTATCTTCCAAATCACACAATTTTTGCTGATAAATGTGGGTGTAATAAACTTTCATAGGAAAGCATGCAAGTAATTcggtcttttattttaaaagtactttttgaGTACCTTCTTTTGGTCTAGGCACTGAGAAATGCAATGAATTGGAGACATTACATGAAGGTAATGAATTGGAAACATGAATATTGAGAGGAAATCATCTCAATaagtaaaaaaacaacaaaatgctaCATATTCTACAATGTGGCTACATGTGGGGAAGATAGATATAAGAGAATTAAGAAAGGATTCCTGGGGAAATTTGAGCAGGATTTTGGAGAATGACTAGGAGTTTgttaagggaaaaagagaagaagagataTTCAGGCAAAGGGTATAGTTTGTAGGAAGTCATGGAGACACGAAAGAATGATTTGCTAAGAAAATGGGCACAAGCTTAGAACCTCAAGAGAGGGACTAATGACAAGTGTCAGATGAGGAGGGCGCAAGAAAATGGGGAGAaattctcaaagaaaataaatactatacTAAAGACCTTGGACTGCTAAGCGAGGGAGGGTTACCAGGTGCACCAAAGGAGTGAACGTAATCATATTTCAATTTTAGAATGTTCCTCTGACAGGGGAGTTGGGGATGGACGGGGACTGCGTGAGATTGGAGGCAGGAAGGTAAGCGGTGGCGCCTGCTCTGGTTTAGGTTTAGTTTCCTCTCTCCTACATCTTTAAAGTGTGGATTCCCTGAAACTTCCAGTGAGTTTGGACCGACTTCTAACCCCTCATTTCCCAAGTAGACCAGCTGTGGCGGTCTTGGCGGGTAAACCTACGGGAAGGAGTGGTTATATTCTATGCACAAAACAAATCTGTTGTTTACCTTGGGGTTTTGCGTCAAGCATGTCTGCTCAAAAGAAGATTCAAAGACAGTCTGACAGATCAGTAAAGAAACAGCGGGATTTGCATAAACTTGCTATAAACTGTAAGTGGTGACTAGTTTTAGGCTGGAGTTAATTATTAGCGAGCTAACTCATATCAGGAAAATCTGAGTCCCTCgttctttctacatttttatttagttcttatGAGTTAAGAATCCTTTCTGATACTGTCATGTTTGAGTATCTGGGTTGcagtccagcctccagagctcaCAGTGACCAAACCAGGGGTGCAGACCTCTTTCCAGGACGCTGCCTTTCCAGGTTTCTTTCTGAAGAAATGTGTTC
The Camelus dromedarius isolate mCamDro1 chromosome 22, mCamDro1.pat, whole genome shotgun sequence DNA segment above includes these coding regions:
- the LOC135318856 gene encoding sperm-associated antigen 11B-like, which produces MRRFLPPVTLLLGVLLFLGLSRVTHATRRGTEGPREPREEAPGQGANGSHQLHHHVKRYLLPRTPPFQEPEPDFKVVNCKKSEGKCQKYCNYMELQLGYCFKTKDACCLPQN